Proteins co-encoded in one Carassius gibelio isolate Cgi1373 ecotype wild population from Czech Republic chromosome A15, carGib1.2-hapl.c, whole genome shotgun sequence genomic window:
- the LOC128029347 gene encoding dynein light chain 2, cytoplasmic isoform X2 has translation MTDRKAVIKNADMSEDMQQDAVDCATQAMEKYNIEKDIAAFIKKEFDKKYNPTWHCIVGRNFGSYVTHETKHFIYFYLGQVAILLFKSG, from the exons ATGACTGACAGGAAGGCTGTGATCAAGAACGCTGACATGTCTGAAGACATGCAGCAAGACGCAGTGGACTGTGCTACacaggccatggagaaatacaacATAGAGAAGGACATTGCCGCATTCATCAAAAAG GAGTTCGATAAGAAATACAATCCTACGTGGCACTGCATTGTGGGAAGGAACTTCGGCAGCTACGTGACCCATGAGACGAAACACTTCATCTACTTCTACTTGGGCCAGGTGGCCATCCTCCTCTTCAAGTCGGGCTGA
- the LOC128029346 gene encoding serine/arginine-rich splicing factor 1A, giving the protein MSAEMSGGVIRGPAGNNDCRIYVGNLPPDIRSKDVEDVFYKYGAIRDIDLKNRRGGPPFAFVEFEDPRDAEDAVYARDGYDYDGYRLRVEFPRSGRGGFGGGGGGGGGGGGGGGGGAPRGRYGPPSRRSEYRVIVSGLPQSGSWQDLKDHMREAGDVCYADVFRDGTGVVEFVRKEDMTYAVRKLDNTKFRSHEGETAYIRVKVDGPRSPSYGRSRSRSRSRSRSRSRSNNRSRSYSPRRSRGSPQYSPRHSRSRSRS; this is encoded by the exons ATGAGTGCCGAAATGTCTGGCGGTGTGATCCGCGGCCCTGCTGGAAACAACGACTGCCGCATCTATGTGGGAAACCTGCCGCCTGATATCCGCTCTAAAGATGTCGAAGATGTCTTCTACAAGTACGGAGCCATTCGAGACATTGATCTGAAAAACCGACGAGGTGGACCTCCATTCGCCTTTGTCGAGTTTGAAGACCCGAG AGATGCTGAAGATGCTGTTTATGCCCGTGATGGCTATGACTACGATGGCTATCGTCTTCGAGTGGAGTTTCCCAGAAGCGGGAGAGGAGgatttggtggtggtggtggcggcggtggaggaggaggtggtggtggtggtggtggggctCCTAGGGGTAGATATGGACCCCCATCCAGACGTTCAGAGTACAGAGTAATTGTTTCAG GGCTTCCACAGAGCGGGAGCTGGCAGGATCTGAAGGATCACATGCGTGAAGCAGGTGATGTATGTTACGCTGACGTTTTCCGTGATGGCACTGGTGTGGTGGAGTTTGTTCGCAAAGAAGACATGACCTACGCCGTTCGCAAACTGGATAACACAAAATTCCGGTCACATGAG GGAGAAACTGCATACATCCGTGTGAAGGTGGATGGTCCCCGCAGTCCGAGCTATGGAAGATCAAGGTCAAGGAGCCGCAGTCGCAGCAGGAGTCGCAGCCGCAGCAACAACCGTAGCCGAAGCTACTCCCCACGCCGCAGTCGAGGATCCCCGCAGTACTCCCCTCGCCATAGCCGTTCCCGCTCTCGCTCCTAA
- the LOC128029345 gene encoding fructose-bisphosphate aldolase C-A — MTHQFPPLTTEQKKELHEIALRIVSPGKGILAADESIGSLGKRLNQIGVENNEENRRLYRQVLFTADDRIDNCIGGVIFFHETLYQNSDDGVPFVKMIKDKGITIGIKVDKGVVPMPGTNGETTTQGLDGLSERCAQYKKDGADFAKWRCVMKISDTTPSNLCIKENAKVLARYASICQQHGIVPIVEPEILPDGDHNLKRCQFVTERVLAEVYKAMFDHHVYLEGTLLKPNMVTPGHGCPTKYSAEEVAMATVTALRRSVPPAVTGVTFLSGGQSEEEASINLNAINNCPLVKPWALTFSFGRALQASALKTWRGQRENEAAATEEFIKRAEINSLACQGKYTVCGDSSGATGLSHYLSSYAY, encoded by the exons ATGACCCATCAGTTTCCTCCTCTCACCACTGAGCAAAAGAAGGAGCTACATGAGATAGCTCTACGGATTGTGTCACCAGGGAAAGGCATCCTAGCTGCCGACGAGTCCATAG GCAGCTTGGGGAAGCGTCTGAACCAGATAGGAGTAGAGAACAACGAGGAGAACCGCCGTCTTTACCGACAGGTGCTCTTCACCGCCGATGACCGCATTGATAACTGCATCGGCGGAGTGATCTTCTTCCACGAAACACTCTACCAGAACTCTGATGATGGCGTCCCATTCGTCAAGATGATAAAGGACAAGGGTATCACTATCGGAATAAAG GTCGACAAAGGTGTAGTCCCCATGCCAGGGACTAATGGAGAAACCACTACACAAG GTCTGGATGGGCTCTCAGAACGCTGCGCTCAGTATAAAAAGGATGGAGCCGACTTTGCGAAGTGGCGCTGTGTGATGAAAATCAGTGATACCACCCCGTCAAACCTGTGCATTAAAGAAAATGCTAAAGTCCTTGCTCGCTATGCTAGTATTTGTCAGCAG CATGGGATTGTACCCATAGTGGAACCTGAGATCCTACCTGATGGAGACCATAACTTGAAACGTTGCCAGTTTGTTACAGAGAGG GTACTTGCAGAAGTCTACAAAGCCATGTTTGATCATCACGTGTATCTGGAAGGCACACTTCTCAAGCCCAACATGGTGACCCCTGGACACGGCTGCCCAACCAAATACAGTGCAGAGgaggttgccatggcaacagtcACTGCTCTGCGGCGTTCTGTCCCGCCCGCGGTGACAG GGGTGACCTTTCTCTCGGGAGGTCAAAGTGAGGAGGAGGCCTCCATTAACCTAAATGCCATCAATAACTGTCCACTGGTGAAACCCTGGGCTCTCACCTTCTCATTCGGCCGAGCTCTTCAggcctcagctctgaagacctgGCGTGGACAGAGAGAGAATGAAGCTGCCGCAACCGAGGAATTCATCAAACGTGCAGAG ATCAACAGTCTGGCCTGTCAAGGGAAGTACACGGTTTGTGGTGACAGCAGCGGAGCCACTGGTCTTTCCCATTACCTTTCCAGCTACGCATATTGA
- the LOC128029347 gene encoding dynein light chain 2, cytoplasmic isoform X1, producing MLSYSLVSLRTMTDRKAVIKNADMSEDMQQDAVDCATQAMEKYNIEKDIAAFIKKEFDKKYNPTWHCIVGRNFGSYVTHETKHFIYFYLGQVAILLFKSG from the exons ATGCTGTCGTATTCCTTAGTTTCATTGC GCACCATGACTGACAGGAAGGCTGTGATCAAGAACGCTGACATGTCTGAAGACATGCAGCAAGACGCAGTGGACTGTGCTACacaggccatggagaaatacaacATAGAGAAGGACATTGCCGCATTCATCAAAAAG GAGTTCGATAAGAAATACAATCCTACGTGGCACTGCATTGTGGGAAGGAACTTCGGCAGCTACGTGACCCATGAGACGAAACACTTCATCTACTTCTACTTGGGCCAGGTGGCCATCCTCCTCTTCAAGTCGGGCTGA